The Alkalibacter rhizosphaerae genomic sequence CCCCCCAAGAATCCGATGCCGACAGCCTGGGTGCCATTGAGAACTTTCATGGTTTCATCCAAACGACCCACCTGTGAGAAGGACAAGGAAAAATCATAATCCTTTCCTTCCTTGTATCCCATATCGAATGCCTGAAAATTATCCTGAACGATCTTATCTCCCTTGCTGGAGAAGCGCTCTTCGATCAGTTCTTTGCAGGTACCATCATCCACGTTGAGCATGCCCGTGGTGAAACCAAAGATCACCGTATTCAAGAACAGTTTGCCGCCTGCCTCTTTCGCCATTTTTTCAAAATCGTATTTTAAAAACGTTCCGCCAAAAGCATCCAAAAACGCATCATCCACATAATCCTCCCGACCGACAAGGATGGTTCCTTTATGGATCCGGCTTTTCAATCGTTCCAAACTATGGTCATTCAACAAAAACAACACATCGATGGCTTCTTTGTACGCCGAAACTTCGCCGTTGCTGATGCGGATCTCCGTGGTGTTGTTTCCTCCTCGAACACGGCTCATGACATCGCTGCAGGAAAAAACAAAATAATCTTTGGATAAAACGGTCATCAGAAAATCTTCAATGGTTTGGATCCCCTGCCCTGCTTCTCCAGAAAAAACCAAAGTGATTGATTGATTCATGTTCTGCCTCCTCTTTCTATCATTTGTTTCTTTAAGTTATATATCCATCCCCGAGAAATATAAACCTCAATTCATGGAAAAGAGCATTCCCGGCGGGAATGCTCTCCTGTTTTTTATTCCATGGTCGATAAGTCGCCAGTCGGCAAATTCAATTCCCATGCTTTCAATACCCGGCGCATGATCTTGCCGCTTCGGGTTTTTGGCAATTTGTCCTTAAACTCGATCTCTCTCGGGGCAGCGTGGGCCGCCAAACCGTTTTTGACAAAGAGACGGATTTCTTCTTTTAATTCATCTGTTGGTTCATATCCCTTTCGCAAAGCGATAAAGGCTTTGATGATCTCGCCCCGGACCGGGTCTGGTTTACCTATGACTCCAGCTTCCGCAACTGCAGGATGTTCGATAAGCTTGCTTTCCACTTCAAATGGACCGACCCTCTCTCCTGCCGTCATGATGACGTCATCGATGCGGCCCTGGAACCAAAAGTATCCATCCTCATCCATATAGGCGGAATCCCCGGATACGTACCAGGTGTCGTTCATAAAATAGGAACGATATTTTTCCGGATTGTTCCAGATTTCTTTCATCATGGATGGCCAGCCTTTTCGAATGGCCAGATTTCCCATCCGATTGGGGGACAATACTTCCCCTCGGTCATCCACGATGGCCGCTTCCACGCCGGGAATGGGCTTGCCCATGGATCCCGGTCGGATCTCCATGGATGGATAGTTGCATATCATTTGTCCACCGGTCTCCGTCATCCACCAGGTATCATGGATCCTTTTTCCAAAGACCTGCATGGCCCATTTGATAACTTCCGGATTAAGCGGTTCTCCGACGCTCAATACATGACGAAGCGCAGACAAGTCAAATTTCTCCACCAGTTTGTCTCCGGCACCCATCAACATGCGGAATGCAGTTGGTGCACTGTACCAAATCGTCACCTTATAACGCTCCAATGTGTCATACCAGTGTTCCGGATTGAATCGTCCCCCCAATATGACGTTTGTGATCCCGCTCAGCCATGGTGCAAATATTCCGTAGGATGTTCCTGTGACCCAACCTGGATCCGCTGTACACCAGTATATGTCATCCTCTTTAAAATCCAGGACCCATTTCGCCGTTTGATAATGCTGGATCATGGCGCGATGAGCGTGCAACACACCCTTGGGTTTACCGGTGGACCCGGATGTATAATGAAGGATCAATCCACCTTCCAAACCTACCCATTCGATGTCAAAAGAATCGGACATGTCTTCGATGTCTTTTTGATAATCCAATACCGATTCGGATTCCTCTACATCATCCCCTACGACGACCAGGTATTTCAATTCCGGCAGGTCTTCTACCGGGATCCTTCCCATCAGTTCCGGTGTGGTGACGATGGCCATGGCGCCGGAATCTTCCAGACGATCACGGACGGCTCCTTCCATGAATGCCTCAAACAAAGGTCCTACGATGGCACCTGTTTTGATCAATCCCAAAATCGCAAAGTACAATTCCGGGGTTCTCGGCATGAACACAAAAACCCGATCCCCTTTTTTCACGCCTACTTTTTCCTTGAAATAATTTGCCGCTTTGTTGGATTCTTTCATCAAGTCTTCATAACTATAAAACTCTTCTCGTTGGTCGTCTTTGTAAATGAACGCTGTCTTATCTCCACGACCTTCGTGAACATGACGATCCACCGCCTCGTAGGCCATGTTGACCCTTCGGGGTTCCATGGCGGACCATGCAAAGTTTTTTTCCACGTCTTCCCATTGGAATGTGGCCCTCTCTTGTTCATAATCTTTGAGATTATATGTGCCCGGTACGACTTTCAATGGCTCCGTTTTCATATTTATACCCCCTTGATGGTAAATTTATGGATTATAATACCATACAAACGATTACATAACAATCGTTTTGTATGTCATATTCTTGTTTGTTTATTAACTTTCAGCATTGCAACACGTATTTATATTATAATATAATAAAATGAAATCCATTACAATAGCGGGGGATCCCATGAACCATATCAAATCTTTCTATTACAAACCCATACCTTCCAAAGGGGAAAAAATCGTCATCGAAGGACCTGTCAGCAGCAGCGTTCTAAGACGATTGAAATTCCATGAAGGCCTTCATGCGTTTCGCGAACCGGAAGAACAGCACCAGGCCATCATTGAAATTGCCGAACTGGAAGAAGGGCGGATCATCATTGCCAGAAAAGAAGACACCATAATCGGCTATTGCACCATTTTGTATCCGGATCCCATGGAACGGTGGTCGGAGGCACAAATGGACGATCTGCTGGAATTGGGTGCCATTGAAGTAGCAAATGAATATAGGAACCTGTCCATCAGCAAGTCGATCCTGGAAGTTGCCATGATGGATCCCTTCATGGAAAATTACATCATCATCACCACGGAATACTACTGGCACTGGGATCTTAAAAATTCAGGCCTTGATGTCTGGCAATATCGGGATGTCATGGAAAAAGTCATGTCCGCCGGAGGTCTGGAGTATTTCGCCACCGATGATCCCGAAATCACCGCACATCCCGCCAACTGCCTGATGGCTCGCATCGGAAAAAACGTTCCACCATCGTCCATCGAGAAATTTGACCGGTTGCGCTTTCGCAATCGCTTCATGTATTGATAAGGAGGCAAAACATGTTTGTAGAAAATATCATGATCAAAAAAGTAATTACCCTGCGCCCGGATTCCACCATTTCGGAAGCCATGGTGCTGATGCAAAAGAACCGCATCCGTCATCTACCCGTCGTTGACGACAATAACCAAATCCTCGGGATCATCTCGGACCGGGATGTTCGAGATGCCAGCCCTTCGGTCCTCTTGCCGGAAACGGACAACTCCTATTTGAGACTTTCCGTTTCAAAAATCATGACCCAGGACTTGATCACCGGTAGCCCTTTGGATTTTATCGAAGATGTGGCCGCCACTTTTTACGAATATAAAATAAGCTGCCTGCCCATCACCAATCAGGACAAATTGTTGGGGATCGTCACAGAAAGCGATCTTCTCCGCAGCTTCGTGGAACTTACAGGGGCAGGTCAACCGGGCAGCCGCCTGGAGATCCAGGTGGATCATACCCCAGGATCCTTGGGCAAGATCTCCACCATCATTTCAGCAAGAAACATCAATATTTTAAGCGTGTTCATCTATCCGGCAAAAGACGAAGACCACCGACTCCTGGTCTTCCGATTAAAAATCATGAATCCCATGGAATTGGCTCTCGATCTTCGGGAACAAGGCTTTGATGTCGTATGGCCCATCCTGTAACTTCACATCCGATTTTTATCTATTCACCGGTTTTTGACAATTACCGTTTTTCCCATGATCATCCTTTCGACCCCATCCGCATTCGATTGACCTACGAATTGTTGCGGGCCAGCGGCAT encodes the following:
- a CDS encoding acetoin utilization AcuB family protein: MFVENIMIKKVITLRPDSTISEAMVLMQKNRIRHLPVVDDNNQILGIISDRDVRDASPSVLLPETDNSYLRLSVSKIMTQDLITGSPLDFIEDVAATFYEYKISCLPITNQDKLLGIVTESDLLRSFVELTGAGQPGSRLEIQVDHTPGSLGKISTIISARNINILSVFIYPAKDEDHRLLVFRLKIMNPMELALDLREQGFDVVWPIL
- a CDS encoding GNAT family N-acetyltransferase codes for the protein MNHIKSFYYKPIPSKGEKIVIEGPVSSSVLRRLKFHEGLHAFREPEEQHQAIIEIAELEEGRIIIARKEDTIIGYCTILYPDPMERWSEAQMDDLLELGAIEVANEYRNLSISKSILEVAMMDPFMENYIIITTEYYWHWDLKNSGLDVWQYRDVMEKVMSAGGLEYFATDDPEITAHPANCLMARIGKNVPPSSIEKFDRLRFRNRFMY
- the acsA gene encoding acetate--CoA ligase — its product is MKTEPLKVVPGTYNLKDYEQERATFQWEDVEKNFAWSAMEPRRVNMAYEAVDRHVHEGRGDKTAFIYKDDQREEFYSYEDLMKESNKAANYFKEKVGVKKGDRVFVFMPRTPELYFAILGLIKTGAIVGPLFEAFMEGAVRDRLEDSGAMAIVTTPELMGRIPVEDLPELKYLVVVGDDVEESESVLDYQKDIEDMSDSFDIEWVGLEGGLILHYTSGSTGKPKGVLHAHRAMIQHYQTAKWVLDFKEDDIYWCTADPGWVTGTSYGIFAPWLSGITNVILGGRFNPEHWYDTLERYKVTIWYSAPTAFRMLMGAGDKLVEKFDLSALRHVLSVGEPLNPEVIKWAMQVFGKRIHDTWWMTETGGQMICNYPSMEIRPGSMGKPIPGVEAAIVDDRGEVLSPNRMGNLAIRKGWPSMMKEIWNNPEKYRSYFMNDTWYVSGDSAYMDEDGYFWFQGRIDDVIMTAGERVGPFEVESKLIEHPAVAEAGVIGKPDPVRGEIIKAFIALRKGYEPTDELKEEIRLFVKNGLAAHAAPREIEFKDKLPKTRSGKIMRRVLKAWELNLPTGDLSTME